The proteins below come from a single Rosa rugosa chromosome 2, drRosRugo1.1, whole genome shotgun sequence genomic window:
- the LOC133733984 gene encoding UPF0481 protein At3g47200-like, with protein sequence MSNLDQMGSSDIEKGKADESVSIHQDRRGMTIEQWKHTFNSELLEAKSSPVPVSCCIFKVPEVLRRQEKEAYEPDVVSIGPFHRGVDKFQLVETVKKWYLNCLFLPQRQRQTVLNMDSLIESIKGQEIRARGYYSDPCYHLDQNDFIEMLILDGYFLIELFRKAPFEHANRQDKDDPIFNMPCMLEYLYHDLLLLENQLPWFVLESIYNLIEGGSPIAPLSKVVIDFFKNSVAEPKIFSYPDPNSQVEILHILDLIRTSLVQGHLEHAYRKKTPASKLVNHLPQRIPSAAALSEAGVKFREGPSGCILNITFEDGIFTIPPLAIDERTGPMFRNLMAYEQCYWSCKHRITSYAVLMDNLIDTNKDVDLLCEKHILANWLSADDASKFFNDLYNDTTVIDYVYEGVCDEVHSYRKVPWHKWRKKLKRDYFETPWSTISFIAAFVLLVLTFLQTIYTLQPYYHPRS encoded by the coding sequence ATGAGCAACTTAGATCAGATGGGTAGCAGTGATATAGAAAAGGGTAAAGCGGATGAAAGCGTTTCAATTCATCAAGACCGGAGAGGTATGACAATTGAACAATGGAAACACACCTTCAATTCTGAGCTTTTGGAGGCCAAATCATCACCTGTGCCTGTTTCATGTTGCATCTTCAAAGTTCCTGAGGTGCTACGAAGACAAGAAAAGGAGGCATACGAACCTGACGTAGTCTCAATCGGTCCCTTTCACCGAGGTGTTGATAAATTTCAACTCGTGGAAACTGTGAAAAAATGGTATTTAAACTGTCTCTTCTTGCCCCAGCGCCAGCGCCAGACAGTATTGAACATGGATAGCTTGATTGAAAGCATCAAGGGACAGGAAATACGCGCCCGGGGTTATTATTCAGACCCATGCTATCATCTTGACCAAAATGACTTCATAGAGATGCTCATACTCGATGGTTATTTCTTAATAGAATTATTTCGGAAGGCACCTTTTGAGCATGCAAATCGACAAGATAAAGACGACCCTATCTTCAACATGCCTTGTATGCTCGAATACCTGTACCATGATCTTCTGTTGCTAGAAAATCAGCTACCTTGGTTTGTGCTCGAGTCTATCTATAACCTAATTGAGGGTGGTAGCCCTATAGCACCCCTCAGTAAAGTAGTAATAGACTTCTTCAAAAATTCAGTGGCTGAACCTAAAATTTTTAGCTATCCCGATCCCAATTCTCAGGTTGAGATTCTTCACATACTTGATCTGATAAGAACTTCCCTCGTTCAGGGCCATCTGGAACATGCATACCGAAAGAAGACCCCCGCATCAAAGTTGGTAAACCACTTGCCACAGAGGATACCTAGTGCTGCTGCTCTTTCAGAGGCGGGAGTTAAATTTAGAGAGGGCCCCTCAGGTTGCATATTGAACATAACGTTTGAAGATGGCATTTTCACCATTCCTCCTCTGGCTATCGATGAAAGGACAGGTCCTATGTTCAGGAACCTTATGGCCTACGAACAGTGTTATTGGAGTTGCAAGCACAGGATAACATCCTACGCGGTTTTGATGGATAACCTCATCGATACGAACAAGGATGTGGATCTTCTATGTGAAAAACATATACTAGCCAACTGGTTGAGTGCCGATGATGCTTCGAAGTTCTTCAACGATCTATACAATGACACCACAGTCATTGACTATGTCTACGAGGGAGTTTGCGATGAAGTGCATTCATATCGCAAAGTACCATGGCacaaatggagaaagaaattgaaACGTGATTATTTTGAAACACCATGGTCTACTATCTCTTTTATTGCAGCTTTTGTCCTCCTGGTCCTTACCTTCTTGCAGACCATATACACACTCCAACCATACTATCATCCCCGCTCATGA